A single Staphylococcus muscae DNA region contains:
- a CDS encoding LPXTG cell wall anchor domain-containing protein — protein sequence MLKKFISTSLITFSLLSIGNFTHAATNNDSDDDTLTANDSTEPPTPTDYDFPQDKAIPIGEQPPFIIVPDEDTNTPTDHDTKVHSSKTLTPSNQSNTSTSQTPQPPHTQLIVLPNTGGVSSTSPFAVYSLLLLGGAFVVYHPLTSMLMKSKL from the coding sequence ATGTTGAAAAAATTTATATCAACATCTTTAATTACATTTAGTTTATTAAGTATTGGAAATTTTACACATGCTGCTACAAATAATGATTCCGATGATGATACTCTAACAGCAAATGATTCAACAGAACCACCTACGCCAACAGATTATGATTTCCCACAAGATAAAGCTATACCTATCGGTGAACAACCACCTTTCATTATTGTTCCTGATGAAGATACAAATACACCAACAGATCATGATACAAAAGTTCATTCATCTAAAACATTGACACCATCAAACCAATCAAATACTAGCACATCTCAAACACCGCAACCGCCACATACGCAACTGATAGTTTTACCTAACACTGGTGGTGTGAGTTCAACATCACCTTTTGCTGTATACAGTCTTCTATTATTAGGTGGGGCATTTGTTGTTTATCATCCACTCACATCCATGCTTATGAAGTCAAAACTATAA
- a CDS encoding trypsin-like serine peptidase, with translation MLRKGFVTFALSILAITYLFGNADTLSAQNDDVLKATDATEAPTPTNYDIPQEGLKAIQNNSSLFNEKIIGKDTRTVVKDYLKNPYKKIVLLDIKFKNNTGTGTGAMINKNTVLTAAHNVYSSELGGFAKNITVYAGLSKSKLPIGQAHVTQKFLQKEWETTGLPKYDFAILKLDNNLGCKTGYFSFSQDLSLNQTLQIAGYPGDKGSITQYSGKGTLLSFTNDNLFYDVDTYNGESGSPILNDKNLIIGIHTNGFSNYNYGTRINKEKLALIKKWSADPKPIKYNKNITITKSNIKIWKDLNLYTRRSNKDVKLGKVYQAKNIYTHLNGHKYLSLFDNHNHLIGYVDKVDTKDLIATKINKTVKIVSKKDIIWGDFFWSRKIAPTSKYYNKTFKAKGLYTLGNKKKYYTLYNNKNKWVGYIDIKATK, from the coding sequence ATGCTAAGAAAAGGATTTGTCACATTCGCATTAAGTATACTTGCAATAACTTACTTGTTTGGCAATGCAGATACACTATCTGCACAAAATGATGATGTTTTGAAAGCCACCGATGCTACTGAAGCTCCCACACCAACAAACTATGATATTCCACAAGAAGGATTAAAAGCCATACAGAATAATTCTTCTCTCTTTAATGAAAAAATAATTGGGAAAGATACTAGAACTGTTGTAAAAGACTATCTTAAAAACCCTTATAAAAAAATTGTACTTTTAGATATAAAATTCAAAAATAATACTGGTACTGGTACTGGAGCAATGATTAATAAGAATACAGTATTGACTGCTGCACATAATGTTTACTCTTCAGAACTAGGAGGATTTGCAAAAAATATAACAGTTTATGCAGGTCTATCAAAATCAAAACTGCCAATAGGGCAAGCTCATGTCACTCAAAAATTTCTCCAAAAAGAATGGGAGACTACTGGTTTACCCAAGTACGATTTCGCTATTCTGAAATTAGACAATAATTTAGGATGCAAAACTGGTTATTTTTCCTTTTCACAAGATCTTTCTCTCAATCAAACACTTCAAATTGCTGGATATCCAGGAGACAAGGGATCTATCACTCAATATTCAGGAAAAGGTACTTTGCTTAGTTTTACAAATGATAATTTATTTTATGATGTAGACACATATAATGGCGAGAGTGGCAGTCCAATTTTAAATGACAAAAACTTAATAATAGGTATCCATACTAATGGATTTTCCAACTACAATTATGGGACACGAATAAACAAAGAGAAGTTAGCTCTTATCAAGAAGTGGAGTGCCGATCCAAAGCCTATCAAATATAACAAAAACATTACGATCACCAAATCTAACATAAAAATATGGAAAGATTTAAATCTGTACACACGTCGCTCCAATAAAGATGTGAAGTTAGGTAAGGTCTATCAAGCTAAAAATATTTACACACATTTAAACGGTCATAAATATCTTTCTTTATTTGACAATCACAATCATTTAATAGGTTACGTAGACAAAGTAGATACAAAAGATTTAATTGCGACAAAAATAAATAAGACCGTTAAGATTGTTTCGAAAAAAGACATCATCTGGGGAGATTTTTTCTGGTCTAGAAAAATTGCGCCAACAAGCAAATACTACAACAAAACTTTCAAAGCAAAAGGTCTCTATACGCTTGGAAACAAAAAGAAATATTACACTTTATACAATAATAAAAACAAATGGGTCGGCTATATTGATATAAAAGCCACAAAATAA
- the nreA gene encoding nitrate respiration regulation accessory nitrate sensor NreA: MNQIDFSQHDYQDELDRLRHKYQFDFAGIALPTEDHVGTKIKWRYVSGNLNERYQRIELRYGRGVAGNVMKTGKPMIIHDANEEQIQVALFNYPILISEQLTSMVAIPLWHNHRVKGVLLFGQRDNSPLPKVVRDVSVINGIGGLTSEDRVVRS; encoded by the coding sequence GTGAACCAGATTGATTTTTCTCAACATGATTATCAAGATGAGTTAGATAGATTACGTCACAAATATCAATTTGACTTTGCCGGAATCGCACTACCTACTGAAGATCATGTTGGCACGAAAATCAAATGGAGATACGTGTCAGGTAACTTGAACGAAAGATATCAACGTATTGAATTGCGCTATGGCCGTGGTGTTGCTGGGAACGTTATGAAAACCGGCAAGCCGATGATTATTCATGATGCAAACGAAGAACAGATTCAAGTTGCACTGTTCAATTATCCGATCTTGATAAGTGAACAACTCACTTCAATGGTTGCAATACCGCTTTGGCACAATCATCGTGTCAAAGGGGTGTTGTTATTTGGTCAACGTGATAATTCGCCACTCCCAAAAGTCGTGAGAGATGTCTCAGTGATTAACGGGATTGGTGGCTTAACGAGTGAGGACAGGGTGGTGCGATCATGA
- the narH gene encoding nitrate reductase subunit beta — translation MKIKAQVAMVLNLDKCIGCHTCSVTCKSTWTNRPGAEYMWFNNVETKPGIGYPKRWEDQEHYKGGWTLNKNGKLELKSGTRINKIALGKIFYNPNMPVIKDYYEPWTYNYEHLTNAKDSEHTPVAKAHSVMTGERMDIDWGPNWEDDLAGGHITGPQDPNIQKIEEEIKFNFDQTFMMYLPRLCEHCLNPSCVASCPSGAMYKRDEDGIVLVDQDACRGWRYCMTGCPYKKVYFNWKTNKAEKCTFCFPRVEAGLPTVCSETCTGRMRYLGVLLYDADRVQEAASTENEQDLYEKQLELFLNPFDEAVIEQAEKDGIAQEWIEAAQNSPIYKLAIEYKLAFPLHPEYRTMPMVWYCPPLSPIMNYFEGKNSANNPDAIFPAIEEMRLPVQYLAELFTAGDTTAVKGSLQRMAMMRSYMRAENTGREFDMSRLERVGLTERQAKDMYRLLAIAKHEDRFVIPTSHKEQYMDTYAAQGSQGYGGEYFGANCDGCGVPVGASDKSGQEIYNESFYGGIFRD, via the coding sequence TTGAAGATTAAAGCACAAGTAGCAATGGTATTAAACCTAGATAAATGTATCGGATGTCACACATGTAGTGTGACATGTAAGAGCACATGGACAAACCGTCCGGGTGCAGAATATATGTGGTTCAACAACGTAGAAACAAAACCAGGTATTGGTTATCCAAAACGTTGGGAAGACCAAGAGCACTATAAAGGCGGTTGGACACTTAATAAGAACGGTAAGTTAGAATTAAAATCAGGGACACGTATTAACAAAATCGCCCTTGGTAAAATTTTCTACAACCCAAACATGCCAGTCATCAAAGACTACTATGAACCATGGACATACAACTATGAGCACTTAACAAATGCGAAAGACTCAGAACACACACCTGTTGCGAAAGCACACTCAGTAATGACAGGTGAACGTATGGACATCGACTGGGGTCCAAACTGGGAAGATGACTTAGCTGGTGGTCACATCACTGGTCCTCAAGACCCTAACATCCAAAAAATCGAAGAAGAAATCAAATTCAACTTCGACCAAACATTCATGATGTACTTACCACGTTTATGTGAACACTGCTTGAACCCAAGCTGTGTGGCATCATGTCCATCAGGTGCAATGTACAAACGTGATGAAGACGGTATCGTACTTGTAGACCAAGACGCATGTCGTGGATGGCGCTACTGTATGACTGGTTGCCCATACAAAAAAGTTTACTTCAACTGGAAAACAAACAAAGCTGAAAAATGTACGTTCTGTTTCCCACGTGTTGAAGCTGGGTTACCAACAGTATGTTCTGAAACATGTACAGGTCGTATGCGTTACTTAGGTGTATTACTTTATGACGCTGACCGTGTACAAGAAGCAGCATCAACTGAAAACGAACAAGACTTATACGAAAAACAATTAGAATTATTCTTAAACCCATTTGATGAAGCTGTCATCGAACAAGCTGAAAAAGATGGTATTGCGCAAGAGTGGATTGAAGCAGCTCAAAACTCACCAATCTACAAATTGGCGATTGAATACAAATTGGCATTCCCATTACACCCAGAATACCGTACAATGCCGATGGTTTGGTACTGCCCACCACTCAGCCCAATCATGAACTACTTTGAAGGTAAAAACTCTGCGAACAACCCAGACGCAATCTTCCCAGCAATTGAAGAAATGCGTTTACCAGTTCAATATTTAGCAGAATTATTCACAGCAGGTGATACAACAGCTGTGAAAGGATCATTACAACGTATGGCAATGATGAGAAGTTACATGCGTGCTGAAAACACAGGTCGTGAATTCGATATGTCTCGTTTAGAACGTGTTGGTTTAACTGAACGTCAAGCGAAAGATATGTATCGTTTACTTGCAATCGCAAAACACGAAGATCGTTTCGTTATTCCAACATCTCATAAAGAACAATACATGGACACTTATGCAGCGCAAGGTAGTCAAGGTTACGGTGGTGAATACTTCGGTGCAAACTGTGACGGTTGTGGTGTGCCAGTAGGTGCTAGCGACAAGTCAGGTCAAGAGATCTACAATGAAAGTTTCTATGGAGGGATTTTCCGTGATTAA
- a CDS encoding M20/M25/M40 family metallo-hydrolase, which yields METNWQTPEGRSKLLKQLVAHSSVTHSQGEVTFPTYVHDLLMSLPYFQQHPEYIQLVPTVDHRHAVVATYLSPKATQTVTLISHFDTVGIEDYGPYQKYAFDMEKLTATFQEDMRYLDDMSKEDLLSGEYLFGRGSMDMKPGLMLHMSLIEQAILEQWDVNLVLMTVPDEEVTSKGMHAAVAHLDTLCKQHNLSISLHLNSEPTFQQAHHDTNHYHYTGSIGKIMPSVLVYGRETHVGTPAIGLSSNFILSYIQQEIEYHTRFQEQFEDEETPLPVSLRVTDIKQHYDVQTPFRSVALFNLFLFKRHANELFDLFNDAAAKGLQKGLSEYQQRIAKTDVKPLNMQLMTYDRLLQYAIENYGQDTVHQLIETQIQTESEPHLQSIAIVDALMNLCRELGPTVVTFFAPPYYPATNASYHPLTEAIGSTIDTTLREHFGRTSKRIHYFNGISDLSYVSPSPNGAGFEAYENNTPVFNNTYSIPFQAIKNIQAPLMNCGPIGKDAHKVTERIHKKSAFEELPVVLSTIIQKHFLNT from the coding sequence ATGGAAACAAACTGGCAAACACCAGAAGGGCGGTCAAAACTTTTAAAACAACTCGTTGCACATTCGAGTGTGACGCATTCACAAGGAGAAGTCACTTTCCCTACATATGTACATGATTTACTCATGTCACTCCCTTACTTCCAGCAACATCCAGAATACATACAACTTGTTCCTACTGTTGATCATCGTCATGCCGTTGTGGCAACATATCTATCCCCAAAAGCTACTCAAACAGTCACTTTAATCAGTCACTTTGATACAGTAGGCATTGAAGATTATGGTCCTTATCAGAAATATGCATTTGATATGGAGAAACTCACTGCAACATTTCAAGAAGATATGCGCTATTTAGATGATATGAGCAAGGAAGATTTATTATCTGGGGAATATCTATTTGGACGAGGTTCTATGGATATGAAACCCGGTTTAATGCTTCATATGTCATTGATCGAGCAAGCTATATTAGAGCAATGGGACGTCAATCTTGTATTGATGACCGTGCCTGATGAAGAAGTCACATCAAAAGGGATGCATGCGGCAGTTGCGCACCTAGACACACTATGTAAACAACATAATTTATCCATCTCCTTGCATCTAAATAGTGAGCCAACATTTCAACAAGCCCATCACGATACGAACCACTATCACTACACAGGCTCTATTGGAAAGATTATGCCGAGCGTACTTGTTTATGGTCGTGAAACACATGTTGGCACACCTGCTATCGGATTGAGTTCTAATTTTATTTTGAGTTATATCCAACAAGAAATTGAATATCACACACGTTTTCAAGAACAGTTTGAAGATGAAGAAACACCCTTACCGGTCAGTTTGCGTGTCACAGATATTAAACAACATTATGATGTTCAAACACCTTTCCGATCAGTGGCACTTTTCAATCTATTTCTCTTCAAACGTCATGCGAATGAACTCTTTGACCTATTCAATGATGCCGCTGCCAAAGGATTACAAAAAGGTCTGTCTGAGTATCAACAACGCATTGCAAAGACCGATGTCAAACCACTCAACATGCAGTTGATGACGTACGATCGTTTACTGCAATATGCGATTGAAAACTATGGGCAAGATACCGTACATCAACTCATTGAGACACAAATCCAAACCGAAAGTGAGCCACATCTTCAATCCATCGCAATTGTAGATGCTTTGATGAATCTATGTCGAGAGCTTGGACCAACTGTTGTGACATTCTTTGCACCACCTTATTATCCAGCGACCAATGCTTCTTATCATCCACTGACTGAAGCAATTGGTTCAACAATAGATACAACATTGCGAGAACACTTTGGACGTACATCAAAACGCATTCACTACTTCAACGGTATTAGTGACCTGAGTTATGTCTCACCTTCACCAAACGGAGCAGGGTTTGAAGCTTATGAGAATAATACACCTGTTTTCAATAATACTTATTCTATCCCATTCCAAGCGATCAAAAATATTCAAGCCCCTCTTATGAATTGCGGTCCTATTGGCAAAGATGCGCACAAAGTCACTGAACGTATTCATAAAAAAAGTGCTTTTGAAGAATTACCAGTCGTCTTATCGACTATAATACAAAAACACTTTTTAAACACATAA
- a CDS encoding DUF3139 domain-containing protein: protein MAKKILGFLLAAVVLFVLVGAGFFGYKGYQKSQNLKLIDQYLTEQHLDSKIIKEKEEYDPRKGIFYKELTLEGDSKNTYIAQPIHLKRGLFLQGFNTETKKHDKKAKYNFFDENYKMK from the coding sequence ATGGCAAAAAAAATTCTAGGCTTTTTATTAGCGGCAGTTGTACTGTTTGTTTTAGTCGGTGCAGGTTTTTTCGGATATAAAGGCTATCAGAAGAGTCAAAACTTAAAGCTGATTGATCAATATTTAACAGAGCAGCATTTGGATAGTAAGATTATTAAAGAAAAAGAAGAATACGACCCGCGTAAAGGTATTTTTTATAAGGAACTGACTTTAGAAGGAGATTCAAAAAATACTTACATTGCGCAACCGATTCATTTAAAACGTGGTCTTTTCTTACAAGGGTTTAATACAGAAACAAAAAAACACGACAAAAAGGCGAAATATAATTTCTTTGATGAAAATTATAAGATGAAGTAA
- the narI gene encoding respiratory nitrate reductase subunit gamma: protein MFNQFLWVIFPYLCLAIFVIGHIARYKFDQFSWTAKSSEFIEKKQLKWGSLMFHLGIIPVFFGHVVGLLIPAHWLESVGVNNHLYHIGAVYIGSIFGIITLIGMFLLTARRVTKQNVRRLSSASDIFVNFLLLTIVFVGCYATLVTNATVPDFDYRQTISIWFRGLFMLSPDASLMVNVPLAFKLHVLLGFTIMACWPFTRLVHVWSVPLTYASRSYIIYRKHKN, encoded by the coding sequence ATGTTTAATCAATTTTTATGGGTTATCTTCCCATACCTTTGCCTTGCCATCTTTGTCATTGGTCATATTGCTCGTTATAAGTTTGATCAATTTTCATGGACGGCAAAGTCGAGTGAATTTATCGAAAAGAAGCAGCTTAAGTGGGGCAGCTTGATGTTCCACTTAGGGATTATCCCAGTGTTCTTTGGACACGTTGTAGGGCTTTTAATCCCAGCACATTGGTTAGAAAGTGTCGGTGTTAATAACCACCTTTACCATATCGGTGCTGTGTATATCGGTAGTATTTTTGGTATAATCACGTTGATAGGTATGTTCCTATTAACAGCAAGACGTGTGACGAAACAAAACGTTCGCCGTCTAAGTTCAGCATCAGATATTTTTGTAAACTTTCTATTATTAACAATTGTCTTTGTTGGTTGTTACGCAACATTAGTTACAAATGCAACAGTGCCAGATTTTGATTATCGTCAAACGATTTCAATCTGGTTCAGAGGATTATTTATGCTTAGCCCAGATGCAAGCTTAATGGTTAATGTACCACTTGCATTCAAATTGCACGTATTACTTGGCTTTACAATTATGGCATGTTGGCCATTCACACGTCTTGTTCACGTGTGGAGTGTTCCGTTGACATATGCAAGCCGTAGTTATATTATTTATCGTAAACACAAAAATTAA
- the narJ gene encoding nitrate reductase molybdenum cofactor assembly chaperone produces the protein MINLEMLKYYKDTLGFMSQQLSFPEKLTFHPKTFEDVFNEEHPAYMHVMKYRELMYEKSLSDIQSLYTDTFDFNEKTTLYMTFNKFDTQKERGQMLAKLKVLYEMFGLEMPSNELSDYLPLMLEFLYAANLDGDSRAQENMQLLVMIIEDGTYPIMKTLEEQGNPYSHLIRGLRETLKRCIVKDDEVKHHV, from the coding sequence GTGATTAATCTTGAAATGCTGAAATACTATAAAGACACATTAGGATTTATGAGTCAGCAATTAAGTTTCCCGGAGAAGTTAACATTCCACCCAAAAACATTTGAAGACGTCTTTAATGAAGAACATCCAGCGTATATGCATGTTATGAAATATCGTGAATTAATGTATGAAAAAAGTTTGTCAGACATTCAATCACTGTACACGGATACATTTGACTTCAACGAAAAAACAACGCTCTATATGACATTCAATAAATTTGATACGCAAAAAGAACGTGGTCAAATGTTGGCAAAACTCAAGGTCTTATACGAAATGTTTGGCCTTGAGATGCCATCTAATGAACTATCAGATTATTTGCCGCTGATGTTAGAGTTTCTCTATGCGGCAAATCTTGATGGTGATAGTCGTGCACAAGAAAACATGCAGTTACTTGTGATGATTATTGAAGATGGCACATACCCAATTATGAAAACATTAGAAGAACAAGGAAATCCGTACAGTCATTTAATTCGTGGTCTACGTGAAACATTGAAGCGCTGTATAGTAAAAGACGATGAGGTGAAGCATCATGTTTAA
- the nreC gene encoding nitrate respiration regulation response regulator NreC (Involved in the regulation of the the nitrate reductase operon narGHJI), translating into MKIVIADDHAVVRTGFSMILNFQEDMEVVGTAADGVEAYQKVMEHEPDVLIMDLSMPPGESGLIATSKILDSFPNTKILILTMFDDEEYLFHVLRSGASGYILKNAPDEQLLLAIRTVYKGQTYIDPKMTTSLVKEFVQSSNDDAYSNDPFKILSKRELEILPLIAKGYGNKDIAEKLFVSVKTVEAHKTRIMDKLDLKSKPELVEYALKKKLLDF; encoded by the coding sequence ATGAAGATCGTAATTGCAGATGATCACGCGGTTGTACGTACGGGCTTTTCGATGATTTTGAACTTCCAAGAAGATATGGAAGTTGTCGGAACTGCCGCAGATGGGGTCGAAGCGTATCAAAAAGTCATGGAACATGAACCAGACGTGCTGATCATGGACTTGAGTATGCCGCCTGGTGAGTCCGGATTGATTGCAACAAGTAAGATACTAGATAGTTTTCCAAATACTAAGATATTGATTCTCACGATGTTTGATGATGAAGAATATCTTTTTCATGTCTTGAGAAGTGGTGCCAGTGGTTATATATTAAAAAATGCACCTGACGAACAGTTGTTGTTAGCAATTAGAACTGTTTACAAAGGTCAAACATATATTGATCCGAAGATGACGACATCATTAGTGAAAGAATTTGTACAATCTTCTAATGATGATGCGTATTCTAACGATCCATTTAAAATACTGTCTAAGCGCGAATTAGAAATTTTACCGCTGATTGCGAAAGGATACGGGAATAAAGATATTGCCGAGAAACTATTCGTATCAGTCAAAACAGTTGAAGCGCATAAGACACGTATTATGGACAAGCTTGATTTGAAATCAAAACCAGAGCTTGTTGAATATGCTTTGAAGAAGAAGCTACTTGATTTTTAG
- a CDS encoding nitrate/nitrite transporter: MDKSKAGLQLGLQTLSLVAGFMAWTIIAPLMPFISQDIEITSGQLSIILAIPVILGSVLRVPFGYLTNIVGAKWVFFTSFVVLLVPIFLLSQASTPGNLMFAGFFLGVGGAIFSVGVTSIPKYFAKDKVGLANGIYGMGNLGTAVSAFLAPPIAGIIGWQNTVMSYLAVMVVFALIMFFLGDGNEPKVKVPLVEQSRILLKNYKLYYLSFWYFITFGAFVAFGLFLPNFLVEHFGVDKVDAGIRTGVFIAIATLLRPIGGMLGDKFDAVTMLKAFFSIMIVGALIIGLSDGIFLFTVGCLTVSVCAGIGNGLIFKLVPHYFSKEAGVANGIVSMMGGLGGFFPPLVISAVTSMTGSSNLAFILLAIFGVVALLTMFNLAKREKTAGVQ, translated from the coding sequence ATGGATAAGTCAAAAGCTGGTTTGCAGTTAGGGCTTCAAACGCTCAGTTTAGTTGCTGGGTTTATGGCATGGACAATCATTGCACCATTAATGCCATTTATTTCCCAAGATATTGAAATTACAAGCGGTCAATTATCAATCATTTTAGCTATCCCTGTTATTTTAGGTTCAGTATTACGTGTGCCATTCGGTTACTTAACAAATATCGTTGGTGCGAAATGGGTATTCTTTACAAGTTTCGTTGTATTACTTGTCCCAATTTTCTTATTGAGCCAAGCATCAACACCAGGTAACTTAATGTTCGCAGGTTTCTTCCTAGGTGTAGGGGGCGCGATCTTCTCAGTAGGTGTTACATCAATTCCTAAATACTTCGCAAAAGATAAAGTCGGTCTTGCAAATGGTATTTACGGTATGGGTAACTTAGGTACAGCTGTATCAGCATTCTTAGCACCACCAATCGCAGGAATTATCGGTTGGCAAAACACAGTAATGAGCTATTTAGCAGTTATGGTTGTATTTGCACTTATCATGTTCTTCTTAGGTGACGGTAACGAACCTAAAGTAAAAGTACCTTTAGTAGAGCAATCACGTATTCTATTGAAAAACTACAAATTGTACTACTTAAGTTTCTGGTACTTCATCACATTCGGCGCGTTCGTAGCATTCGGTCTTTTCTTACCGAACTTCTTAGTTGAACACTTCGGTGTAGACAAAGTAGACGCAGGTATTCGTACGGGTGTATTCATCGCTATCGCAACATTACTTCGTCCTATCGGTGGTATGTTAGGGGATAAATTTGATGCGGTAACAATGTTAAAAGCATTCTTCTCAATTATGATTGTAGGTGCATTAATCATTGGTTTATCTGACGGTATCTTCTTATTCACAGTGGGTTGTTTAACAGTAAGTGTTTGTGCGGGTATCGGTAACGGTCTTATCTTCAAACTTGTACCACACTATTTCTCAAAAGAAGCGGGTGTTGCAAACGGTATCGTATCAATGATGGGTGGTCTTGGTGGTTTCTTCCCACCACTTGTTATCTCTGCAGTCACTTCAATGACAGGTAGCAGTAACTTAGCATTCATTCTACTTGCTATTTTCGGTGTTGTTGCATTGTTAACAATGTTTAACTTAGCAAAACGCGAAAAAACAGCAGGTGTTCAATAA
- a CDS encoding sensor histidine kinase, whose protein sequence is MIQQHNKTKELSTFLNAYYHQTSEMIIFIDGEGKVIYMNEAAERVISPENDLSGISNTICGRCEGYTNEHALQTCYNCFLKSEDIGNTAFQVFMKTTDNKVEPFTATYQTIDEENDIKAFTLQNVTPQIQRQEKLYQRNMIQKTIAAQENERKRISRELHDGVVQELINVSVELRLLKYQQEMGSLLDGAKNIEGLMTKLIDDIRNLSLELRPSSLDDLGLDAAFKSYFKQLELNYGLIVNYHFDMMPQRFDSEIETVVYRVVQEAVFNAMKYAGVDSVDVYIRRTEDTLYAEVSDQGQGFEPSDSPKGSGLGLYGMNERAELVNGHLDIETQKGKGTIVSLDVPINQK, encoded by the coding sequence ATGATACAACAACATAATAAGACGAAAGAACTTTCAACATTTTTGAATGCCTATTATCACCAAACATCAGAGATGATCATTTTTATAGATGGTGAGGGGAAAGTCATTTATATGAATGAAGCGGCTGAGCGTGTCATATCACCGGAGAATGACTTGAGCGGTATCTCCAACACGATATGTGGTCGTTGTGAAGGCTATACGAATGAGCATGCATTACAGACTTGCTACAACTGTTTCCTTAAATCTGAAGACATAGGCAATACAGCTTTTCAAGTATTTATGAAAACAACTGATAACAAAGTAGAGCCTTTCACTGCCACATATCAAACAATTGATGAAGAGAACGATATTAAAGCATTTACACTACAAAATGTAACGCCACAGATTCAAAGACAAGAAAAGCTATACCAACGCAATATGATTCAAAAGACAATTGCAGCACAAGAAAATGAACGCAAACGTATCTCACGTGAGTTGCACGATGGTGTCGTGCAAGAACTCATCAACGTGAGTGTCGAGTTGCGTCTTTTGAAATATCAGCAAGAAATGGGTTCTCTACTAGATGGTGCGAAAAATATTGAAGGCTTAATGACGAAGCTGATTGATGATATTCGTAACTTATCATTGGAACTCAGACCGTCTTCATTAGATGACCTCGGATTAGACGCAGCATTCAAGTCGTATTTCAAACAGTTGGAGTTGAATTACGGATTGATTGTAAATTATCATTTTGATATGATGCCACAGCGTTTCGATAGCGAGATTGAAACGGTCGTCTATCGTGTCGTCCAAGAAGCGGTATTCAATGCGATGAAATATGCTGGCGTCGATTCAGTAGATGTTTATATTAGAAGAACTGAAGACACGTTGTATGCGGAAGTATCTGATCAAGGACAAGGCTTTGAACCGAGTGATTCGCCAAAAGGTTCGGGACTCGGACTGTATGGTATGAATGAACGTGCTGAACTGGTTAATGGACACCTAGATATTGAAACACAAAAAGGGAAAGGTACGATTGTGTCACTTGATGTACCAATTAACCAAAAGTGA